A genomic segment from Montipora foliosa isolate CH-2021 chromosome 9, ASM3666993v2, whole genome shotgun sequence encodes:
- the LOC137971989 gene encoding uncharacterized protein, whose translation MEAVKSSKELRMKWKACFPAHEEIGQKALDDLYDEITNRYMLAGAGQYLRDFRLAHRLKKSAEHRKKVLERKTALEVKKTLVPFSEIAADHSHGKVTSHQRLLLYIEKYGESTFVKMYTKAQLHKLCLAYSIQFHTRECKAHVGKRLIPVMKQSTSMVCPFYLDNLRTEANVDEVNQRVSIRIIRLR comes from the exons ATGGAGGCTGTTAAAAGTTCAAAAGAACTGAGAATGAAATGGAAGGCTTGCTTCCCTGCTCATGAGGAGATAGGCCAG AAGGCTTTGGATGACCTGTATGATGAAATCACAAACAGATACATGTTGGCTGGTGCTGGGCAGTACTTAAGAGATTTTCGCCTTGCCCACAG ACTGAAGAAGAGTGCCGAGCACAGAAAGAAAGTTCTGGAAAGGAAAACTGCTTTGGAAGTGAAGAAAACATTAGTTCCCTTTTCTGAAATTGCCGCAGATCACAGTCATGGAAAGGTGACAAGCCACCAGCGGTTGCTGTTATACATAGAGAAGTATGGTGAGTCTACATTTGTGAAAATGTATACCAAAGCACAACTGCACAAGCTTTGCCTGGCCTACAGTATCCAATTTCACACCAGAGAATGCAAGGCACATGTTGGCAAACGTCTTATTCCTGTCATGAAACAAAGTACTTCTATGGTTTGTCCATTCTACCTTGACAATTTACGGACCGAGGCAAATGTTGATGAGGTAAACCAGAGAGTTTCCATCAGAATTATCAGGTTAAGGTAA